CGTGCGTCATGTGCGGGAGCACGCTCCCGGTATCGACCTGGCCATAAGCCAAGCCAGCAGAGAAGCCATGTTGGCCCAGCTAGCCGATGGCGAGCTTGACCTCGCACTAGGAATATTTCCTAGTGCTTCTTCGTCCATTCAGCTCCAGGAGCTATTCCGCGACGACTTTGTGTGCGTTGCAGACAAGCGCGTCTTGCCTGCCGGCGTGCCACTGGAATTCGAAGACTGGATTGCAAGGCCTCACGCGATGGTTTCGCTACGTCCGGATGCGCGTGACGAGATTGAGGTCGCCTTGGCTGCCATAGGGCGGCAGCGCCGACTGGCTTTGGTATTGCCTCACTGGGGCGCCGCGGTGGACGCGATTCCAGGCACAGACCTGATACTTACCGTGGCCCGTCGGGCAGTAGGGTCCTTGCAACGGCACAAAGGACTGCAACGGTTTGCTCCGCCGTTGGAACTTCCGGCGTTCTCGTACCAGCAGGCTTGGCACGAGCGGCGCTCTGAGGATCCGGCTCATCGCTGGTTGCGGGAAAGCGTTGCCATGGTGGCCGGTCGCTCTTGAGTGGCGCCGTCCAAGCTCTACCCGGTAGGCCTGTGGGTCCCGCAGTCTTGGATGGCTTAAGGCTCAGCCGCCACGCTTCGACTGCCTTAACGCGGCGAAACCGATCGCGACCGACTTTTGTTCAATTCTCTTAAGTTGGAGGTCGAAGGTTAGGGGTGCGACCGACTTTGACCCACGTTTTCTAATTCGAGAGATCTCTCAAAATCAACGCTTTGCGTTGGGAATCTGCGACCGACTTTATTTCCCTCTTTCAGTTCCAAGGCCCGTTCACACGGGCCTTTTCTCTGCTGCAGAGGCTATGAGGCAAGGAAACCGACATGACATTGCTGGCACAACGCTTCCTGGATCATCTCGCCGCTCATGGCTGGACGGTGGTGCGGACCACGCCCACCGCGACGCCAGCGGCCGTGCCGTTCGAAGCGCACGGCTATGGCGCTTTCCTGGCGACATTCGCCGAATTGCACAACGCGAATCAAACACGCTGGTTCCTGAGCGCTGCCGACCATGACTGCACGGCGGACAGCGCCTTTCCTTGGCACACCCTGCGCGATATCAGCCTGGAGGCTGCGCTGGACGACGCCGGCCGGCAGGCGGTCTTGAACTTCTGGCAACAGCACACGCCGATCTACATGAGCGTTGCCGGCGAGTACGAATTCCTCGCGATAGAACGTGGCTCGGGCCGCATCGTGCACGGCATCGAGCCGGAG
The DNA window shown above is from Achromobacter spanius and carries:
- a CDS encoding LysR family transcriptional regulator, encoding MDDLRRIDLNLLLVLHAILAEKHVSRAAVRLHKSQPAVSHSLAQLRLLFEDPLLVRRGGKFELTSRAEALVRPLNEALASLNSLVSSPEFKPGLAERRFRLALSDYASRAVLPDLVRHVREHAPGIDLAISQASREAMLAQLADGELDLALGIFPSASSSIQLQELFRDDFVCVADKRVLPAGVPLEFEDWIARPHAMVSLRPDARDEIEVALAAIGRQRRLALVLPHWGAAVDAIPGTDLILTVARRAVGSLQRHKGLQRFAPPLELPAFSYQQAWHERRSEDPAHRWLRESVAMVAGRS